The following coding sequences lie in one Yoonia sp. G8-12 genomic window:
- a CDS encoding lactoylglutathione lyase family protein, which yields MTPTPRTFSHIGISVPDLDAAVKFYSEVMGFYVIMQPSEVTEDDSAIGVMCTDVFGPGWDRLRIAHLSTADGIGFELFEFKGNEEPDDNFAYRRHGTFHFAVQDPNLEELLEKIVAAGGKQRMPVREYFPDEKPFRMVYVEDPFGVVFELYSHSYELTYSAGAYS from the coding sequence ATGACCCCAACACCACGCACATTTTCTCATATCGGCATCTCCGTCCCCGACCTGGACGCCGCTGTCAAATTCTACTCGGAGGTCATGGGCTTTTACGTGATCATGCAGCCGAGCGAGGTGACCGAGGACGACAGCGCCATCGGCGTGATGTGTACCGACGTTTTTGGCCCCGGCTGGGACCGTCTTCGGATCGCGCATCTGTCGACCGCCGACGGGATCGGCTTCGAGCTGTTTGAGTTCAAGGGCAACGAAGAACCCGACGACAACTTCGCCTATCGCCGACACGGAACTTTCCACTTCGCGGTGCAGGACCCGAACTTGGAAGAGCTGCTGGAAAAGATCGTCGCCGCCGGTGGCAAGCAGCGTATGCCCGTGCGCGAGTACTTCCCCGACGAAAAACCGTTCCGCATGGTCTACGTGGAGGATCCGTTCGGCGTCGTTTTCGAACTCTACAGCCACAGCTACGAGCTGACCTATTCGGCAGGTGCCTATTCCTGA
- a CDS encoding Tex family protein, which yields MNAVADRIARNIATDIGARPEQVTATVALLDGGDTVPFVARYRKEVTGGLDDTQLRRLAERLDYLRDLEKRRASILGEITEQGKLTDALARAIAGADTKAVLEDLYLPFKPKRRTKAMIARENGLEPLLRAIMANRAADPHGLAQGYLGEAVTTTKDALAGARDILVEELGENATLLGRLRDVMQQEALIMARVNKGKEEAGAKFSDYFAHIEKWATIPSHRALAILRAAKEEIVTVDIAPDPDTGVPRMIGIVAAEIGISGQAPGDLWLQDVAGWTWRVKLSGTMFMDLLTDLRRRAHATAIDVFARNLRDLLLAAPAGARATLGLDPGIRTGCKIAVVDETGKLLDTATIYPFQPRNDLRGAEETLLHLIAKHGVALIAIGNGTASRESERLVADVLKRLPAGVARPTPVIVSEAGASVYSASELASLEFPDIDVSIRGAVSIARRLQDPLAELVKIEPQAIGVGQYQHDVDQRRLAQSLAGVVEDAVNAVGVDLNMASAPLLSHIAGLSASLAQSIVTHRDIHGPFATRKALLKVAGLGPKAFEQCAGFLRIADGKEPLDASSVHPEAYGVARKIVQACGRDVRAIMGDSGALAGLDAAQFVDDSFGLPTVRDILAELEKPGRDPRPAFKTATFAEGIDSMADLKAGMSLEGTVTNVAAFGAFVDIGVHQDGLVHVSQLADRFVKDPHEVVKAGDVVRVRVTEVDIPRKRIGLSMRKDGGAEATQPKAAAQPKPANVAAKPAPSNQGALGSALAAALKGQGDR from the coding sequence ATGAACGCCGTCGCAGATCGCATTGCCCGCAATATCGCCACTGATATCGGGGCGCGCCCTGAACAGGTTACCGCGACGGTCGCCCTGTTGGATGGCGGCGATACCGTGCCATTTGTCGCTCGCTACCGCAAAGAGGTGACCGGCGGTTTGGATGACACGCAGCTGCGCAGGCTGGCCGAACGGCTGGATTATCTGCGCGATCTGGAAAAGCGGCGTGCCAGCATTCTGGGTGAAATTACCGAGCAGGGAAAACTAACTGATGCGCTTGCCCGCGCTATTGCGGGTGCGGATACCAAAGCGGTGCTTGAGGATCTTTATCTGCCGTTCAAGCCCAAGCGCCGCACAAAGGCGATGATCGCCCGCGAGAACGGGCTAGAGCCGTTGTTGCGTGCGATCATGGCTAACCGCGCCGCTGATCCCCACGGTTTGGCACAAGGATATCTGGGCGAGGCCGTCACTACGACGAAAGACGCCTTGGCGGGCGCCCGCGATATCCTGGTGGAAGAGCTGGGCGAGAACGCGACTCTGCTGGGGCGGCTGCGCGACGTGATGCAACAAGAGGCTCTGATCATGGCCCGCGTGAACAAGGGTAAGGAAGAGGCGGGCGCGAAGTTCTCGGACTACTTTGCCCATATTGAGAAATGGGCGACAATTCCGTCGCACCGCGCACTTGCCATCCTGCGTGCCGCGAAAGAAGAGATCGTAACCGTCGATATAGCACCCGACCCTGATACGGGTGTTCCGCGCATGATCGGCATTGTCGCCGCCGAGATCGGGATATCGGGCCAAGCGCCCGGTGATCTGTGGTTGCAGGACGTCGCGGGCTGGACATGGCGCGTCAAGTTAAGCGGCACCATGTTTATGGATCTGCTGACCGACCTGCGCCGTCGCGCCCATGCCACCGCAATTGACGTCTTTGCCCGCAACCTGCGTGATCTGCTGCTGGCTGCCCCCGCAGGTGCGCGCGCGACGCTGGGCCTTGATCCCGGTATCCGCACCGGGTGCAAGATCGCTGTTGTGGATGAAACCGGCAAGCTGCTGGATACTGCGACGATCTATCCTTTCCAGCCGCGAAATGATTTGCGCGGTGCGGAAGAAACCTTGCTGCATCTGATCGCCAAACATGGTGTCGCCCTGATCGCCATCGGCAATGGCACCGCCAGCCGCGAATCCGAACGGTTGGTCGCGGATGTCCTAAAACGCTTGCCCGCAGGTGTGGCCCGCCCGACGCCAGTGATCGTGTCAGAGGCCGGTGCTTCAGTCTATTCCGCGTCCGAGTTGGCGTCACTGGAATTCCCCGATATCGACGTGTCCATTCGCGGCGCAGTGTCCATCGCGCGTCGCTTGCAGGATCCGCTCGCGGAACTGGTCAAGATCGAACCGCAGGCTATTGGTGTCGGTCAGTACCAGCACGATGTTGATCAACGCCGTTTGGCGCAATCACTTGCTGGCGTGGTCGAGGATGCGGTGAACGCGGTGGGTGTCGATCTGAACATGGCCTCAGCCCCGCTGTTGTCGCACATCGCGGGTTTGAGCGCGTCACTGGCGCAATCCATCGTCACGCACCGCGATATTCACGGCCCCTTTGCCACGCGCAAAGCGTTGTTGAAAGTGGCAGGTTTGGGTCCCAAAGCGTTTGAGCAATGTGCAGGGTTCTTGCGTATCGCTGACGGAAAAGAGCCGCTGGATGCGTCATCTGTGCATCCTGAAGCCTACGGTGTTGCACGCAAGATTGTGCAGGCTTGCGGGCGCGATGTGCGCGCGATCATGGGCGACAGCGGCGCGCTTGCGGGTCTGGATGCAGCGCAGTTCGTGGACGATAGTTTTGGTTTGCCCACCGTGCGCGATATTCTGGCAGAGTTGGAAAAACCCGGTCGTGATCCGCGCCCTGCCTTTAAGACGGCTACTTTTGCTGAAGGCATCGACAGTATGGCTGACCTTAAGGCGGGGATGTCGCTTGAAGGGACTGTGACGAATGTTGCGGCCTTCGGTGCCTTCGTTGATATCGGTGTCCATCAAGACGGACTGGTGCATGTCAGCCAGTTGGCGGACCGCTTTGTTAAGGACCCGCATGAAGTTGTAAAAGCCGGTGATGTCGTCCGCGTGCGCGTGACAGAGGTTGATATACCCCGCAAGCGGATCGGGCTGAGCATGCGCAAGGATGGTGGGGCAGAGGCGACACAGCCAAAGGCTGCCGCCCAACCGAAACCCGCCAATGTCGCCGCCAAACCAGCGCCAAGCAATCAGGGGGCATTGGGGTCGGCCCTTGCCGCTGCGCTAAAAGGGCAGGGTGATCGCTAG
- a CDS encoding OsmC family protein yields MLKFGDNMSDRLFNVHFTAEGVCVGKLRNEVTLSALEPFQVTRMLATDEGKFQGGEDTAPTPLEFFLTGLVGCLMTQVRVFAKRLKIPIDDVNVVCRAKWEAIRDPVGPYQGRPVGFEIDIDVKSEADSEKVTELISAARRGCFVEQTLGQANEIVHKLTVNGRSV; encoded by the coding sequence ATGCTGAAATTTGGAGACAACATGTCAGACCGCCTTTTTAACGTTCATTTCACGGCCGAAGGCGTCTGCGTCGGCAAGCTTCGAAATGAAGTTACGTTGAGTGCGCTTGAGCCTTTCCAGGTCACTCGGATGCTGGCCACGGACGAGGGTAAATTTCAAGGTGGCGAGGACACCGCACCAACTCCGTTGGAATTTTTTCTGACTGGTCTGGTGGGGTGCTTGATGACCCAGGTCCGAGTTTTCGCAAAGCGTCTAAAAATTCCAATCGACGACGTCAACGTAGTCTGCCGCGCAAAATGGGAGGCAATTCGCGATCCAGTGGGCCCGTATCAAGGGCGCCCCGTAGGCTTTGAGATTGATATTGACGTTAAGTCAGAGGCTGATTCCGAGAAGGTGACAGAGCTGATAAGTGCTGCGCGTCGTGGTTGCTTCGTTGAGCAAACCCTAGGCCAAGCCAATGAAATCGTTCATAAATTGACAGTGAACGGGAGGAGCGTGTGA
- a CDS encoding type 1 glutamine amidotransferase domain-containing protein has translation MKILMVLTSHDQLGDTGNKTGFWLEEFAAPYYVFKDAGAEITLASPKGGQPPLDPSSDTDDAQTDATKRFKNDDAAQKDLAHTVKLSDVSADGFDAIFYPGGHGPLWDLAEDADSKSLIETFASSDRPVGAVCHAPAVFRHTEGTDGKPLVSGKTVTGFTNTEEEGVGLTDVVPFLIEDMLKSNGGDYKKGDDWASFVVTDGKLVTGQNPASSAEAAKKLLALL, from the coding sequence ATGAAGATACTGATGGTTCTTACGTCCCACGACCAACTGGGCGACACTGGCAATAAAACCGGCTTCTGGCTTGAGGAGTTCGCCGCCCCTTACTACGTCTTCAAGGATGCCGGCGCAGAAATCACGCTGGCCTCGCCCAAGGGCGGTCAGCCGCCGCTCGATCCATCCAGCGATACCGACGATGCCCAGACTGACGCGACGAAGCGGTTCAAGAACGACGACGCGGCCCAGAAAGACCTGGCGCATACCGTCAAGCTGTCGGACGTCTCGGCGGATGGCTTCGATGCAATCTTCTATCCAGGCGGCCACGGACCGTTGTGGGATCTGGCTGAGGATGCAGACAGCAAGTCCCTGATCGAAACCTTTGCGTCCAGCGACCGCCCCGTGGGCGCGGTCTGCCATGCGCCCGCAGTCTTTCGCCACACGGAAGGTACCGACGGCAAGCCCCTCGTTTCCGGGAAGACCGTTACCGGCTTCACCAACACCGAAGAAGAGGGCGTTGGCCTGACCGATGTCGTGCCGTTCCTTATCGAGGATATGCTGAAGTCGAACGGTGGTGACTACAAAAAGGGCGACGACTGGGCATCCTTTGTGGTGACGGACGGAAAACTCGTGACAGGCCAGAACCCTGCCTCGTCGGCAGAGGCAGCCAAGAAGCTGCTGGCGCTGCTCTAG
- a CDS encoding NADP-dependent oxidoreductase translates to MTPSHTENRQFVLAERPEGEPDANTLRLETSEVPKAGKGKMLLQNEYLSLDPYMRGRMSDAPSYADPVALGEVMIGGTVARVITSDVDGFALGDWVQAFGGWQDYAVSDGSGVINMGQNPENPSWALGVLGMPGLTAWAGLTQIGQPKAGETIVVAGASGPVGATVGQIGKILGCRVIGIAGGDEKCAHVVDTLGFDGCIDYKADGFPDALKDATPKGIDIYWETVGGAVFDAVMPLLNPLARIPVCGLISQYNATSLPDGPDRLGLLMGTILKKRMTMRGFIVFDDFGHLYPDFANQMGEWIRDGRIQYREEMIAGLEQAPDAFIGLLRGDAFGKRVIKLND, encoded by the coding sequence ATGACCCCATCGCACACCGAGAACCGCCAGTTCGTCCTCGCAGAACGCCCCGAGGGAGAGCCTGACGCCAACACCCTGCGCCTCGAAACGTCCGAGGTGCCAAAAGCGGGCAAGGGCAAGATGCTGTTACAGAACGAATACCTGTCGCTAGATCCCTACATGCGCGGCAGGATGAGCGATGCGCCGTCTTACGCAGACCCGGTCGCCCTGGGCGAGGTCATGATCGGAGGAACTGTCGCCCGTGTCATCACGTCAGATGTCGACGGGTTCGCGTTAGGCGACTGGGTGCAGGCCTTTGGCGGCTGGCAGGACTATGCCGTGTCGGACGGATCAGGCGTCATCAACATGGGGCAAAATCCCGAAAATCCGTCATGGGCACTTGGCGTTCTGGGCATGCCCGGACTGACGGCATGGGCTGGCCTGACGCAGATCGGGCAGCCCAAGGCGGGCGAGACGATCGTCGTCGCGGGGGCAAGCGGTCCCGTCGGTGCCACGGTCGGGCAAATCGGAAAGATCTTGGGATGCCGCGTCATCGGAATTGCCGGTGGGGATGAGAAGTGCGCCCATGTGGTGGATACGCTGGGCTTCGATGGCTGCATCGACTATAAAGCCGATGGTTTCCCCGATGCCCTGAAGGACGCGACGCCCAAGGGGATCGACATCTACTGGGAGACCGTGGGCGGCGCGGTCTTCGACGCGGTCATGCCGCTTCTTAACCCCCTGGCGCGCATCCCGGTCTGCGGTCTCATCTCGCAATATAACGCAACATCCCTGCCGGACGGACCGGACCGCCTGGGCCTGTTGATGGGAACCATCCTGAAAAAGCGGATGACCATGCGCGGGTTCATCGTCTTCGACGATTTCGGGCATCTCTACCCCGACTTCGCCAACCAGATGGGTGAATGGATTCGCGACGGCAGGATCCAGTACCGCGAAGAAATGATCGCGGGCCTGGAACAGGCTCCGGACGCGTTTATCGGGCTTTTGAGAGGCGACGCCTTCGGCAAACGCGTCATTAAACTGAACGACTGA
- a CDS encoding glutathione S-transferase family protein — protein sequence MITLHALQYSRATRILWLLADLGQPCNRIDYDRTDDFRAPDELSKVHPLGKSPVIDDDGEMIAESTTILRYLAAKFDDDTHTPPRGTADYWRHEALFDYVEASFAEVAVRAIMPAFQGTPVPDDAKAVLDTNLGYIERAIGDGPMLFGNTAMLADIQMSYIIALLARLGLLADHPKIAAYWDALQEQPGYIAATRAAGPMAPPAQI from the coding sequence ATGATTACGCTCCACGCCCTGCAATATTCCCGCGCCACCCGCATCCTGTGGCTGCTGGCCGATCTGGGCCAGCCCTGCAACCGGATCGACTATGACCGGACAGACGATTTTCGCGCGCCCGATGAATTGTCCAAGGTTCACCCGCTGGGCAAATCCCCGGTGATCGACGACGACGGCGAGATGATCGCGGAATCCACCACGATCCTGCGGTATCTGGCGGCCAAGTTCGACGACGACACCCACACGCCGCCGCGCGGCACGGCCGATTACTGGCGGCACGAAGCGCTGTTCGACTATGTTGAGGCATCCTTTGCCGAGGTTGCCGTGCGGGCGATCATGCCCGCATTTCAGGGAACCCCGGTGCCTGACGATGCAAAAGCGGTGCTCGATACCAACCTTGGCTATATCGAGCGGGCCATCGGTGATGGGCCAATGTTGTTCGGCAACACCGCGATGCTGGCGGACATCCAGATGTCCTATATCATCGCGTTGCTGGCGCGCTTGGGCCTGTTGGCCGATCATCCCAAGATCGCGGCCTATTGGGACGCGTTGCAGGAACAGCCCGGCTACATCGCTGCAACCCGAGCGGCGGGCCCGATGGCACCGCCTGCGCAAATTTAA
- a CDS encoding LacI family DNA-binding transcriptional regulator gives MTSKSTKRNTRVKLKDVAAASGVHYSTVSRVMRPGSSGRISEAVAQRVREVARELGYRSNVVAASLRTNSTLTIGLIVHDMSDPVYPPILSGIESILSPAGYSVLVANTGYNIDAELDIVDRMASHLVDGIFLATTRTEDPIVARCQDMSIPLISVLRQTESGQTSAVVNDCFGGMQKLVQNVIASGYRDIAVILAPQNISTARERWDAIQTTLQVAGIPLPDHRITFVDEMTTEEGERAASLLLAKTPQPPELIICVNDLVAVGAIRFCQAAGLRIPADISISGYNDIPLVDMIDPPLTTVRMRLGEIGKEAGTLMLAHLDQSDSPAQIIRVPSDLIVRGSLRDMKN, from the coding sequence ATGACCAGCAAGTCGACAAAAAGGAACACTCGGGTCAAACTCAAGGACGTTGCCGCCGCTTCGGGGGTCCATTATTCGACCGTGTCACGCGTCATGCGCCCCGGGTCCAGTGGTCGAATTTCCGAAGCTGTTGCACAGCGGGTTAGAGAAGTTGCTCGGGAGCTTGGTTATAGATCCAACGTTGTCGCGGCCAGTTTGCGCACGAATTCGACGCTGACCATCGGCCTGATCGTGCATGACATGAGCGATCCGGTTTATCCTCCGATCCTGAGCGGGATTGAATCGATTTTATCGCCAGCGGGCTATTCAGTGCTGGTGGCAAACACCGGTTACAATATTGATGCAGAATTAGATATCGTGGACCGTATGGCATCGCATCTAGTCGACGGCATTTTTCTGGCGACGACCCGTACCGAAGACCCGATCGTTGCCCGATGCCAAGACATGAGCATACCTTTGATTTCTGTGCTCAGGCAAACGGAATCCGGCCAAACTTCAGCCGTCGTCAACGATTGTTTTGGCGGCATGCAAAAGCTTGTTCAGAATGTGATTGCATCAGGGTACAGGGACATCGCCGTCATCCTTGCTCCCCAAAATATATCGACGGCCCGTGAACGTTGGGACGCAATCCAAACCACATTGCAGGTCGCCGGGATACCTTTGCCGGATCATCGGATCACATTCGTCGATGAAATGACCACCGAAGAAGGAGAGCGGGCCGCCAGCTTGCTTTTGGCTAAAACACCCCAGCCGCCCGAATTGATAATCTGCGTCAATGATCTTGTCGCTGTTGGGGCAATCCGGTTTTGTCAGGCTGCAGGTCTTCGTATTCCCGCTGATATCTCGATCAGTGGCTATAACGATATACCCTTGGTTGACATGATAGATCCGCCCCTGACAACAGTGCGCATGCGGCTTGGCGAAATAGGCAAGGAAGCTGGTACATTAATGCTGGCTCATCTTGATCAATCCGATAGTCCTGCACAGATCATAAGAGTTCCATCAGACCTTATCGTGCGCGGCTCATTGAGAGACATGAAGAACTGA
- a CDS encoding SDR family oxidoreductase, translating to MNILIAGATGKTGLLLTQNLLDQGHNVTALVRESSDTSTLPGGTDLRHGDLTDLQPGVCDGADVVIFAAGSGGSTGPEMTDKVDRNGAMRLIDLANDAGVDRFVMLSSIGADQSDPSGDLAHYLKAKHDADEHLMASGLTYAILRPVSLTDDGRSDDVILGDKVDPSAKASRADVAAVLAEAAASGKHDGQALKMQSA from the coding sequence ATGAATATCCTGATTGCCGGTGCCACCGGCAAGACCGGCCTGCTACTGACTCAGAACTTGCTGGATCAAGGCCACAACGTGACTGCACTTGTCCGCGAAAGCTCTGATACATCAACCCTGCCCGGAGGCACCGACCTGCGGCACGGCGATCTGACCGACCTGCAACCGGGCGTTTGCGACGGAGCCGACGTGGTGATCTTTGCCGCAGGGTCCGGTGGATCAACCGGGCCAGAGATGACCGACAAGGTGGATCGCAATGGCGCGATGCGGCTGATCGATCTGGCGAACGACGCGGGCGTCGATCGCTTCGTGATGCTTAGTTCCATTGGCGCGGATCAATCCGACCCGTCGGGCGACCTGGCGCATTACCTCAAGGCAAAACATGACGCCGACGAACACCTCATGGCGTCCGGCCTGACCTATGCCATCCTGCGGCCCGTCTCGCTGACCGATGACGGTCGCAGTGACGATGTCATTCTTGGGGATAAGGTCGATCCGTCCGCAAAGGCCAGCCGCGCCGACGTGGCCGCCGTGCTGGCAGAGGCCGCAGCGTCCGGCAAGCACGACGGGCAAGCGCTGAAAATGCAATCGGCCTAA
- a CDS encoding C4-dicarboxylate TRAP transporter substrate-binding protein, translated as MMKFTMDMKTSNKAMRGAAVAVLAAGIGFASPVYAQEEIDVSIVSGFSPAVAAVRILQESFMPGVDARLAETGNYTINWREAFSGTLAKPAGELEAIEAGLADMGVIPTGFHADKLPVYQIGYVTPFTTTDLVLIHEVVDGLVDKYPAFRDTWTDLNQVTLSASGIPDNYILCSSEPINSVSDIDGLKVAGAGPNLRWIEPVGATGVTGSLGNFYQLVETGVVDAMLVWGESVVSLKFYEVCGNYFNANLGGVNSYVINVNQQAWDRFPDEVKEAMTEAAKQYGVDIGNFAAELGSQALDIFIANGGSVVEIDPQERAEWAETLPNLAQEWVASLEASGVPAQDILTDYMQAMRDADQPIARQWDQ; from the coding sequence ATGATGAAATTTACTATGGATATGAAAACATCGAACAAAGCTATGAGAGGCGCGGCTGTAGCCGTCTTGGCAGCTGGGATCGGTTTCGCATCGCCCGTCTATGCGCAGGAAGAGATTGATGTCAGCATCGTGTCGGGCTTCTCGCCTGCGGTTGCCGCGGTTAGAATTCTTCAGGAAAGCTTTATGCCCGGTGTCGATGCGCGCCTCGCCGAAACTGGCAACTACACGATCAATTGGCGCGAAGCGTTCTCGGGGACACTGGCGAAACCCGCTGGTGAGCTTGAGGCGATTGAGGCTGGCCTTGCTGATATGGGGGTCATACCGACAGGGTTTCATGCCGACAAACTTCCAGTTTATCAAATCGGTTACGTGACGCCTTTCACAACGACCGATCTGGTTTTGATTCACGAAGTGGTTGACGGCCTTGTCGACAAGTATCCAGCATTTCGCGACACATGGACCGATCTAAATCAGGTCACGCTGTCAGCTAGCGGCATTCCGGACAACTATATTCTGTGCTCGAGTGAGCCGATCAATTCAGTGAGTGACATCGATGGTCTGAAGGTTGCTGGCGCTGGGCCCAATCTGCGCTGGATTGAACCGGTCGGTGCGACAGGTGTCACCGGAAGCCTCGGAAACTTCTACCAGTTGGTCGAAACAGGTGTGGTCGACGCTATGCTGGTTTGGGGCGAGTCAGTGGTTTCCCTCAAGTTTTATGAAGTCTGCGGAAACTATTTCAACGCCAATCTGGGTGGCGTGAACTCCTATGTGATCAATGTGAACCAACAAGCCTGGGATCGCTTCCCCGATGAAGTGAAAGAGGCCATGACGGAAGCGGCCAAACAGTACGGCGTCGATATCGGCAATTTCGCGGCCGAACTTGGCAGCCAGGCGCTTGATATCTTTATCGCGAATGGTGGCAGCGTGGTCGAGATCGATCCGCAAGAGCGAGCGGAGTGGGCGGAAACGCTTCCCAATCTGGCGCAAGAGTGGGTTGCCAGCCTTGAAGCGAGCGGTGTGCCTGCCCAGGATATCCTGACGGATTACATGCAGGCCATGCGCGACGCCGATCAGCCCATTGCGCGTCAGTGGGACCAGTGA
- a CDS encoding TRAP transporter small permease subunit, translating into MMVIVNIDVFGRWLWNSPLSGTLELTEMGIVAIVYLQLAHTIRVKGLTRSDTLLLFLTRIRAKGTALVLRMVFNLTGTLVLSIIAYGQISRLIHAWSRGYYKGNVGIFTAPTWPLEAIILVGAAAGAIQFMILAYRNLSALR; encoded by the coding sequence ATGATGGTCATCGTAAATATTGATGTTTTTGGCCGCTGGCTGTGGAACTCACCACTTTCTGGAACCTTGGAACTGACGGAAATGGGCATCGTGGCGATCGTCTATCTTCAGTTGGCTCACACTATTCGGGTCAAGGGTCTGACACGGTCTGACACCCTATTGCTATTTTTGACCAGAATCCGTGCGAAGGGCACTGCATTGGTGCTTCGAATGGTATTCAACCTGACGGGGACGCTTGTTCTGAGCATCATTGCATATGGACAGATCTCGAGATTAATCCATGCTTGGAGCCGAGGATACTACAAGGGAAATGTCGGCATTTTCACCGCGCCGACCTGGCCCTTGGAGGCGATTATTCTGGTAGGTGCTGCCGCCGGAGCCATTCAGTTTATGATTTTGGCCTACCGAAACCTGTCGGCTCTTCGCTGA
- a CDS encoding TRAP transporter large permease, whose amino-acid sequence MTGLEIGLISVGMIIFLIYSGMHVGIALSLVSFVSVVIQTGSLTLAMKLLTLAASDGIADQTFAVIPLFVLMGLIMSASDVGRDAYDVGDYFLRPIRGGLGIATVSSNAVFAAVTGVSIASAAVFTRVAVPEMLRLGYSARFAVGTVAGSSVLGMLIPPSILLIVYAILTEQSIGMMFFAGIGPGILLSVIYCLGIVFMAYFTPGFVYDKTGRFSDPDAIAKSNPKDEHSLSQILIKFLPLAGLVTIVLGGIYGGIFTPTEAGAIGAMCALILAVVRRKMDWKAFWKVLLETGHITAAICFLIIAATMYSRSLAMAGVPTEIGALVRTATDQFLLVLLIYIVVVLILGTIIDSISIILIMVPLFLPIMLGFGVDPIWFGIITVIAVEVGLLTPPLGIACFVIKGSLDDQRITLGDVFIGAMPFALMMLFVLALLTTWPHLVYINQWM is encoded by the coding sequence ATGACAGGGCTCGAAATCGGTCTGATCTCGGTAGGAATGATCATTTTCCTGATCTATTCTGGAATGCATGTGGGTATCGCGCTCAGCCTTGTGTCCTTTGTCTCAGTCGTGATTCAAACAGGCAGTCTGACCCTCGCGATGAAGCTTTTGACACTCGCCGCCTCCGACGGGATTGCGGATCAAACTTTCGCCGTCATTCCGCTTTTCGTTCTCATGGGGCTGATCATGAGCGCATCGGACGTCGGAAGAGACGCCTATGATGTGGGCGATTATTTTCTGCGCCCGATCCGGGGCGGTCTGGGCATCGCCACCGTAAGCTCCAACGCTGTATTCGCCGCTGTGACAGGCGTGTCGATCGCGTCAGCGGCCGTCTTCACGCGCGTCGCGGTGCCAGAAATGCTACGCTTAGGATATAGCGCCCGGTTTGCTGTTGGGACCGTGGCAGGCAGTTCGGTGCTGGGCATGCTGATCCCGCCAAGTATCCTTCTTATCGTCTATGCGATCCTGACCGAACAGTCGATCGGCATGATGTTTTTCGCCGGGATCGGCCCCGGTATCCTGCTGTCTGTAATCTACTGCCTTGGCATCGTGTTCATGGCCTATTTTACGCCGGGTTTCGTCTATGATAAAACGGGTCGGTTTTCTGATCCCGATGCGATCGCAAAAAGTAACCCGAAAGATGAGCATTCGCTCAGTCAGATTCTGATAAAATTTTTGCCTTTGGCAGGTTTGGTTACGATCGTTCTGGGTGGCATCTATGGCGGGATTTTCACGCCTACCGAGGCCGGTGCAATCGGCGCGATGTGCGCCCTGATCCTCGCTGTTGTTCGCCGCAAAATGGATTGGAAAGCATTCTGGAAAGTCCTATTGGAAACAGGACACATCACGGCCGCCATCTGCTTTCTTATCATTGCCGCGACCATGTACAGCCGTTCCCTTGCTATGGCAGGGGTCCCGACGGAAATTGGCGCATTGGTGCGGACGGCCACGGATCAGTTCCTGCTAGTCTTGCTGATCTATATCGTAGTGGTGCTGATACTAGGTACAATTATCGACTCAATATCGATCATATTGATCATGGTGCCACTGTTCCTGCCGATCATGCTGGGGTTCGGTGTTGACCCAATCTGGTTCGGCATAATCACGGTTATCGCGGTGGAGGTTGGGTTGCTGACGCCTCCCTTGGGTATTGCCTGCTTCGTCATCAAGGGCTCTCTGGATGATCAACGAATCACGCTGGGTGATGTGTTCATCGGGGCAATGCCTTTTGCGCTAATGATGCTTTTCGTACTTGCCTTGCTGACCACGTGGCCACATCTGGTTTACATCAATCAATGGATGTGA